A genome region from Opisthocomus hoazin isolate bOpiHoa1 unplaced genomic scaffold, bOpiHoa1.hap1 HAP1_SCAFFOLD_128, whole genome shotgun sequence includes the following:
- the LOC142359954 gene encoding maltase-glucoamylase-like, translating into MAYLSSSDRSRLPAASTRWVHQQLLHIRGPMGWMETRALNRRALNLVTDDCAALHLPQWDSSLCPTSFLLDSIHHMPLHFSHPQVALIQGLQLELGKSYSLRWTLGTSVNEKYDCHPGLDASKENCEQLGCVWIEDTSDSDVPYCYYSSPAHPYSVGDVEYTSSGVVANLTFSTSNLQAYEKSKSPISTLRLEVKYHSDHMLQFKIYDYANKRYEVPVSLNLPESPESTAENRLYDVMVQNKPFGVQVRRRHTGTVIWDSQLPTFTFSDMFIQISTRLASQYLYGFGETEHATFRHDMNWHSWGMFTRDQPPGYKLNSYGFHPFYMGLEEDGNAHGVLLLNSNAMDVTLQPTPALTYRTTGGILDFYMVLGPTPELVVQEYTALIGRPVMPPYWALGFQLCHYGYENDTEIADLVEDMKRANIPYDVQYVDIDYMERQLDFTLNPRFAGLPALINKAHEEGMRFILILDPAISGNETDYPAFTRGLEQDVFIKWPNTDDIIYAKVWPDFPNVEVDDSLDWDTQVELYRAYVAFPDFFRNSTAEWWTREITEVYNNPHNASRSLKFDGLWIDMNEPASFVNGATG; encoded by the exons ATGGCTTACCTCTCCTCCTCTGACAGATCTAGGCTGCCAGCAGCATCAACAAGATGGGTACATCAGCAGCTGCTGCACATACGGGGGCCAATGGGATGGATGGAGACGAGGGCT ctcaaCAGGAGGGCTCTGAACCTTGTCACGGATGACTGTGCTGCTCTCCACCTCCCACAGTGGGATAGTTCCCTCTGTCCCACCTCTTTCCTCTTGGATTCGATCCACCACATGCCCCTGCATTTCTCCCACCCTCAG GTCGCTCTCATACAAGGACTCCAGCTGGAACTGGGAAAATCTTACTCATTGCGGTGGACTCTGGGAACCAGTGTTAATGAGAAATACGATTGTCATCCCGGTCTGGACGCGTCCAAGGAGAACTGCGAACAGCTCGGCTGTGTCTGGATC GAAGATACCTCCGATTCAGATGTTCCGTACTGCTACTATAGCAGCCCTGCCCACCCTTATTCTGTTGGTGACGTAGAATACACGTCATCGGGTGTGGTGGCCAATCTCACCTTCAGCACCAGCAACCTCCAAGCCTATGAGAAATCAAAGTCTCCCATCAGCACCCTTCGCCTGGAGGTGAAGTATCACAGCGACCATATGCTGCAATTTAAG ATTTATGATTACGCAAACAAACGATATGAGGTGCCAGTATCACTAAATCTCCCCGAGTCCCCCGAGAGCACAGCCGAGAATCGACTTTATGACGTAATGGTTCAGAACAAACCATTTGGCGTCCAGGTTCGACGCAGACACACAGGGACAGTGAT ctGGGATTCTCAGCTACCAACTTTCACCTTCAGCGACATGTTCATTCAGATTTCCACCCGCTTGGCATCCCAGTATTTGTACGGATTTGGTGAAACTGAACACGCGACGTTTCGACACGACATGAACTGGCACAGCTGGGGCATGTTCACCAGGGACCAGCCTCCTGGA TACAAGTTGAATTCGTATGGTTTCCATCCATTCTATATGGGTCTTGAAGAAGATGGCAACGCCCATGGAGTTCTCCTGCTCAACAGCAATGCAatgg ATGTCACCTTGCAGCCCACGCCTGCTCTGACGTATCGCACCACTGGGGGAATTCTGGACTTCTACATGGTTTTGGGTCCAACGCCAGAGCTCGTCGTGCAAGAATACACCGCG CTGATTGGACGACCAGTCATGCCGCCCTACTGGGCACTGGGATTCCAGTTATGCCACTACGGGTATGAAAATGACACTGAAATCGCCGACTTGGTGGAAGACATGAAAAGAGCCAACATACCCTAT GATGTCCAGTACGTGGATATTGATTATATGGAACGGCAACTGGACTTCACCCTTAACCCACGATTTGCTGGATTGCCAGCTCTAATTAATAAAGCACACGAAGAAGGAATGAGGTTTATCCTAATCCTG GATCCAGCCATATCTGGTAATGAAACCGATTACCCCGCCTTCACAAGAGGTTTGGAGCAGGACGTCTTCATAAAATGGCCCAATACCGATGACATCATATACGCAAAG GTCTGGCCAGATTTTCCCAATGTAGAAGTTGATGATTCGCTGGATTGGGACACCCAAGTGGAG CTCTACCGAGCATATGTAGCTTTCCCAGATTTCTTCCGCAATTCGACAGCTGAATGGTGGACCAGAGAAATCACTGAAGTCTACAATAACCCACACAACGCATCGAGAAGCTTGAAGTTTGACGGCCTATGGATC GACATGAACGAACCCGCGAGCTTTGTCAACGGGGCCACTGGT